The proteins below are encoded in one region of Ornithinimicrobium avium:
- a CDS encoding SRPBCC family protein codes for MPRAAFSFQLTLAAPPDVVWERLWDLDRHTAAVPLTTVAGGPLGAGARFTGRTGLGPLGFDDDMVVREWDPPRRAVVDKVGKVLRGAVTVTLRPTTEGTLVRWHQTYGAALVPDRLAALARPAVRTAYLLAVRRITGA; via the coding sequence ATGCCGCGCGCCGCGTTCTCCTTCCAGCTCACGCTCGCCGCACCCCCCGACGTGGTCTGGGAACGGTTGTGGGACCTCGACCGGCACACCGCCGCGGTCCCCCTCACCACGGTCGCGGGGGGCCCGCTGGGTGCCGGGGCGAGATTCACCGGCCGCACCGGCCTGGGCCCGCTCGGGTTCGACGACGACATGGTCGTGCGCGAGTGGGACCCGCCGCGGCGCGCCGTCGTCGACAAGGTCGGGAAGGTGCTGCGCGGAGCAGTGACCGTGACGCTCCGGCCGACGACCGAGGGCACCCTGGTGCGCTGGCACCAGACCTACGGTGCCGCCCTGGTGCCCGACCGCCTGGCCGCGCTGGCCCGGCCAGCGGTGCGCACGGCATACCTGCTGGCGGTGCGGCGGATCACCGGCGCCTAG
- a CDS encoding SDR family NAD(P)-dependent oxidoreductase has translation MGVALVTGASSGLGREFAEQLAGRGHDLVLVARHPERLQQAAAELRDRHDVAVETLTADLVDRGQLQRVADRLVDPDRPVDLLVNNAGFGSGRGFVRNDLAEEEAAVDLMVRAVMVLSHAAGRAMRGRGRGAILNVSSVASFAVMGHYSAIKAYVTVFSEALACELAPHGVTVTAVCPGFVHTEFHQRAEMDMSRLPEALWLDAPAVVREALAAVSHGKVVSVPSLTYKGVVGLLRVVPRRITRGVSGSLATRRRGRDPDRLSRALPSLP, from the coding sequence ATGGGAGTCGCACTGGTGACCGGAGCCTCGTCCGGGCTGGGACGGGAGTTCGCCGAGCAGCTGGCCGGCCGCGGCCACGACCTCGTCCTCGTCGCCCGGCACCCGGAGCGGCTGCAGCAGGCCGCCGCCGAGCTGCGGGACCGGCACGACGTCGCCGTCGAGACGCTCACCGCCGACCTCGTCGACCGGGGGCAGCTGCAGCGGGTCGCCGACCGCCTGGTCGACCCCGACCGGCCCGTCGACCTGCTCGTCAACAACGCCGGCTTCGGCTCGGGGCGCGGCTTCGTCCGCAACGACCTCGCCGAGGAGGAGGCGGCCGTGGACCTCATGGTCCGGGCGGTCATGGTGCTCAGCCACGCCGCCGGTCGGGCGATGCGCGGGCGGGGGCGCGGTGCGATCCTCAACGTCTCCTCCGTCGCCTCCTTCGCGGTGATGGGGCACTACTCGGCGATCAAGGCCTACGTCACCGTCTTCTCCGAGGCGCTGGCCTGCGAGCTCGCTCCCCACGGGGTGACGGTGACGGCGGTGTGCCCGGGCTTCGTGCACACCGAGTTCCACCAGCGTGCCGAGATGGACATGTCCCGGCTGCCGGAGGCGCTCTGGCTCGACGCTCCCGCCGTGGTCCGCGAGGCGCTCGCCGCGGTCTCGCACGGCAAGGTCGTCTCCGTCCCCTCGCTCACCTACAAGGGCGTGGTCGGGCTGCTGCGGGTCGTCCCGCGCCGGATCACCCGCGGCGTCAGCGGGTCCCTCGCCACCCGGCGCCGAGGCAGGGACCCGGACCGTCTGAGCCGGGCGCTACCCTCGCTGCCATGA